From the Lolium rigidum isolate FL_2022 chromosome 2, APGP_CSIRO_Lrig_0.1, whole genome shotgun sequence genome, one window contains:
- the LOC124691840 gene encoding uncharacterized protein LOC124691840 isoform X1 has product MCQSPCPRSEHVCQDELVSSATKMLFIGRRPILEQFAVLLVCCPAAAGQVRSTSVVPSSLNCHRLTKILNNSIGTHKFFMTARKQLQDSDTYGLVKKVNYRKGDIIMALRILMVWTEFSRGGRIVVIIPVIK; this is encoded by the exons ATGTGCCAATCTCCATGCCCGCGTTCAGAACATGTATGTCAAGATGAGCTAG TGTCTTCGGCGACCAAAATGTTATTTATAGGTCGGAGACCTATCCTGGAACAGTTCGCCGTGTTGCTAGTTTGTTGTCCTGCGGCCGCCGGACAAGTTCGCTCCACCTCCGTCGTCCCTAGTTCTCTGAACTGCCACCGCTTGACAAAGATACT GAACAATTCAATTGGAACTCACAAATTCTTCATGACTGCTAGGAAACAACTTCAAGATTCTGACACTTATGGTTTAGTCAAAAAGGTCAACTATCGAAAAG GAGATATTATAATGGCGTTAAGGATTTTGATGGTTTGGACCGAATTTTCAAGAGGTGGAAGGATCGTGGTTATAATACCAGTAATAAAATGA
- the LOC124691840 gene encoding uncharacterized protein LOC124691840 isoform X2: MCQSPCPRSEHVCQDELVSSATKMLFIGRRPILEQFAVLLVCCPAAAGQVRSTSVVPSSLNCHRLTKILKQLQDSDTYGLVKKVNYRKGDIIMALRILMVWTEFSRGGRIVVIIPVIK, from the exons ATGTGCCAATCTCCATGCCCGCGTTCAGAACATGTATGTCAAGATGAGCTAG TGTCTTCGGCGACCAAAATGTTATTTATAGGTCGGAGACCTATCCTGGAACAGTTCGCCGTGTTGCTAGTTTGTTGTCCTGCGGCCGCCGGACAAGTTCGCTCCACCTCCGTCGTCCCTAGTTCTCTGAACTGCCACCGCTTGACAAAGATACT GAAACAACTTCAAGATTCTGACACTTATGGTTTAGTCAAAAAGGTCAACTATCGAAAAG GAGATATTATAATGGCGTTAAGGATTTTGATGGTTTGGACCGAATTTTCAAGAGGTGGAAGGATCGTGGTTATAATACCAGTAATAAAATGA